From Methanoculleus oceani, a single genomic window includes:
- a CDS encoding MerR family transcriptional regulator — MPVDQIPIGTFSRITRLSQKALRLYDERGLLVPAARDICTGYRYYTYAQIERGIHIRHLLWLGFDLSEVETILSARERGDAGMIRDHFARRLAAAEQEIGRLHAIAEVLRTQDPLNGGFRMSITEPVIKDIPAMRALSRRERGVYQEAIPGLIGELCAYVSPADGRQPAAKMTGPIMFICHDEEYRETDADIEVAIPITGSVNLEGTAAEVVTLPGGRFASVLYTGPYPGVGKAYERLFAYMGEHGLASAGPSRELYLNDPAEVPEEELLTEVQFPIQDLPPSA; from the coding sequence ATGCCAGTCGATCAGATTCCCATCGGCACCTTCTCGCGGATCACCCGGCTCTCGCAGAAGGCGCTCCGTCTCTACGATGAGCGGGGGCTTCTCGTCCCCGCGGCAAGAGACATCTGCACGGGATACCGCTACTACACCTACGCCCAGATTGAGCGGGGCATCCATATCCGGCACCTGCTCTGGCTCGGGTTCGACCTCTCCGAGGTTGAGACCATCCTCTCTGCGCGGGAACGCGGCGATGCCGGCATGATCCGGGATCACTTTGCACGGCGTCTCGCTGCGGCCGAGCAGGAGATCGGGCGGCTGCATGCGATTGCAGAGGTCCTGCGGACGCAGGACCCGCTGAACGGAGGATTCCGAATGTCGATTACCGAACCTGTTATCAAGGATATCCCTGCCATGCGGGCGCTTTCCCGCCGGGAGCGGGGTGTTTACCAGGAGGCGATCCCGGGACTGATCGGGGAACTCTGCGCTTATGTCTCTCCTGCTGACGGACGGCAGCCCGCTGCAAAGATGACCGGGCCGATCATGTTCATCTGCCACGACGAGGAGTACCGGGAGACGGACGCGGATATCGAGGTGGCGATCCCGATCACCGGGTCCGTCAACCTTGAGGGGACCGCCGCCGAGGTCGTGACCCTTCCGGGCGGCCGGTTCGCCTCGGTGCTCTACACGGGCCCCTATCCCGGGGTCGGGAAGGCCTACGAACGGCTCTTCGCCTACATGGGCGAGCACGGCCTTGCATCGGCCGGCCCCTCGCGGGAACTCTACCTCAACGACCCCGCAGAGGTGCCGGAGGAGGAACTCCTGACCGAGGTCCAGTTCCCGATACAGGATCTCCCGCCGTCGGCCTGA
- a CDS encoding HNH endonuclease: MSTYLQLRLDAFDRLQNPLCNDRPDRNGFRRLCFQCPFAVRTAGVVYCERFSIPIRAREKYALPGWKAIRNTILERDGQRCTICGGDEDLHIHHLDCDPTNDDPANLLTLCGICHARVHTELRREGGAGRVARVLPAVRRRAARSTRSPMSGETGRS; the protein is encoded by the coding sequence GTGAGCACCTACCTCCAGCTGCGCCTGGACGCGTTCGACCGTTTACAGAATCCCCTCTGCAATGATCGCCCCGACCGGAACGGTTTTCGCCGGCTCTGTTTCCAGTGCCCGTTTGCCGTGAGGACCGCAGGCGTCGTCTACTGTGAGCGTTTTTCAATCCCCATCCGGGCGCGGGAAAAGTATGCCCTGCCGGGATGGAAAGCGATACGGAACACAATCCTGGAACGTGACGGGCAGCGGTGCACCATCTGCGGGGGAGACGAAGACCTCCATATCCATCATCTCGACTGCGATCCCACGAACGACGACCCGGCGAACCTGCTTACTCTCTGCGGCATCTGCCACGCCCGGGTGCATACCGAGCTCCGCCGGGAAGGAGGAGCTGGACGGGTTGCGCGGGTGCTTCCGGCGGTACGGCGCCGTGCCGCCCGGTCGACGCGATCCCCGATGAGTGGAGAGACGGGACGCTCCTGA
- a CDS encoding SDH family Clp fold serine proteinase translates to MPDIWTVLLVAVLLLLFAVPVVRQQMTRARRLRAIRDLEAERQTRVIVLIHRQERIGFLGIPLFRYIDINDSEEILRAIRLTEPGMPIDFIVHTPGGLILSSEQIAMALRRHKGKVTVFVPHYAMSGGTLLCLAADEVAMDENAVLGPVDPRIGEYPAASILRVPRLKPAEEIEDETFILVDIASKAQNQMREFVADLLRERMDAGRADRLSRLLTEGTWTHDYPITLEQARELGLPVTPGMPAGIYRLMDLFPQAMPRRPSVAYVPIPYREEKKG, encoded by the coding sequence ATGCCCGATATCTGGACCGTGCTCCTCGTCGCCGTCCTTCTCCTCCTCTTCGCGGTGCCGGTCGTCCGCCAACAGATGACCCGGGCCCGCCGCCTGCGGGCGATCCGGGACCTGGAAGCGGAGCGCCAAACCCGTGTGATCGTCCTGATCCACCGGCAGGAGCGAATCGGCTTCCTGGGCATCCCGCTCTTCCGCTACATCGACATCAACGACTCCGAGGAGATCCTCAGGGCGATCCGGCTCACGGAGCCGGGGATGCCGATCGACTTCATCGTCCACACCCCCGGAGGCCTGATCCTTTCATCCGAGCAGATTGCGATGGCTCTCCGGCGCCACAAGGGGAAGGTGACGGTCTTTGTCCCTCACTACGCCATGTCGGGTGGGACGCTCCTCTGCCTTGCTGCCGACGAAGTGGCGATGGACGAGAACGCCGTGCTCGGTCCGGTCGACCCCCGGATCGGGGAGTACCCGGCGGCGTCGATCCTCCGGGTCCCGCGACTGAAACCGGCCGAAGAGATCGAGGATGAGACCTTCATCCTGGTCGACATCGCATCGAAGGCCCAGAACCAGATGCGGGAGTTCGTGGCCGATCTCCTCCGGGAGAGGATGGACGCCGGGCGTGCGGACCGCCTCTCCCGCCTGCTCACGGAGGGGACGTGGACTCACGACTACCCGATCACCCTCGAGCAGGCCCGGGAACTCGGGCTCCCCGTCACCCCCGGTATGCCCGCCGGGATCTATCGGTTGATGGACCTCTTCCCGCAGGCTATGCCCCGCCGCCCGTCGGTCGCCTACGTCCCGATCCCTTACCGGGAGGAGAAGAAGGGATGA
- the mcrA gene encoding coenzyme-B sulfoethylthiotransferase subunit alpha, which yields MAKIERSQKLFLKALKEKFQGQDVESETAEFYKFNGVRQSPRKMEFMKASRAVEMDRGVSMYDPERCHLGGIPMGQRQLMTYEVSGTGVFVEGDDLHFVNNSAMQQMWDDIRRTVIVGMDLAHQTLQKRLGKEVTPETINEYLHILNHAMPGGAVVQEHMVETHPGLVDDCYVKVFTGDQELADDIEPQFLLNIEKLFPAKQAEELKAEVGKSMYQAIHIPTSVSRTCDGGTTSRWSAMQIGMSFIAAYRMCAGEAAVADLSYAAKHAGVIQMGSHLPARRARGPNEPGGIKFGLFADIVQANRKYPNDPAKAALEVVGAGTMLYDQIWLGSYMSGGVGFTQYATAAYTDNILDEFTYYGMDYAKDKYKVDWKNPSPSDKIKPTQEIVNDLASEVTLNAMEQYEQFPTMMEDHFGGSQRAGVIAAASGLTTSITTGNSNAGLNAWYLSMLLHKDGWSRLGFFGYDLQDQCGSANSLSMESDRGLMGELRGPNYPNYAMNVGHQGEYAAIVAGSHYGRGDAFCYSPLVKVCFADPSLKFDFAEPRREFAKGAIREFMPAGERSLIIPAR from the coding sequence CGAGCCGTGCCGTCGAGATGGACCGTGGCGTCTCCATGTATGACCCCGAGCGCTGCCACCTGGGCGGTATCCCGATGGGCCAGCGCCAGCTGATGACCTACGAGGTCTCCGGCACCGGCGTCTTCGTCGAGGGTGACGACCTGCACTTCGTCAACAACTCTGCGATGCAGCAGATGTGGGACGACATCCGCAGGACCGTCATCGTCGGGATGGACCTCGCTCACCAGACCCTGCAGAAGCGTCTCGGCAAGGAAGTCACCCCCGAGACGATCAACGAGTACCTCCACATCTTAAACCACGCGATGCCCGGCGGCGCCGTCGTCCAGGAGCACATGGTCGAGACCCACCCCGGCCTCGTCGACGACTGTTACGTCAAGGTCTTCACCGGCGACCAGGAACTCGCCGACGACATCGAGCCCCAGTTCCTGCTGAACATCGAGAAGCTCTTCCCCGCCAAGCAGGCCGAGGAACTCAAGGCGGAAGTCGGCAAGAGCATGTACCAGGCAATCCACATCCCGACCTCGGTCTCGAGGACCTGCGACGGTGGAACGACCTCCCGGTGGTCCGCCATGCAGATCGGCATGTCCTTCATCGCCGCCTACCGCATGTGCGCCGGTGAAGCGGCTGTCGCCGACCTCTCCTACGCCGCGAAGCACGCAGGCGTCATCCAGATGGGATCCCACCTGCCCGCACGGCGTGCCCGTGGCCCGAACGAGCCCGGTGGCATCAAGTTCGGCCTCTTTGCCGATATCGTCCAGGCGAACCGGAAGTACCCCAACGACCCCGCGAAGGCTGCCCTTGAGGTCGTCGGCGCCGGAACCATGCTCTACGACCAGATCTGGCTCGGCTCCTACATGTCCGGCGGTGTCGGATTCACCCAGTACGCGACCGCGGCCTACACCGACAACATCCTCGACGAGTTCACCTACTACGGTATGGACTACGCCAAGGACAAGTACAAGGTCGACTGGAAGAACCCGAGCCCGAGCGACAAGATCAAGCCGACCCAGGAGATCGTCAACGATCTCGCCAGCGAGGTCACCCTCAACGCCATGGAGCAGTACGAGCAGTTCCCGACCATGATGGAGGACCACTTCGGCGGGTCCCAGCGTGCCGGCGTCATCGCCGCCGCATCCGGTCTGACGACCTCCATCACGACCGGCAACTCGAACGCCGGCTTAAACGCCTGGTACCTCTCCATGCTCCTGCACAAGGACGGATGGTCGCGTCTCGGCTTCTTCGGCTACGACCTGCAGGACCAGTGCGGTTCCGCGAACTCGCTCTCCATGGAGTCCGACCGCGGTCTGATGGGAGAACTCCGTGGCCCGAACTACCCGAACTACGCGATGAACGTCGGACACCAGGGCGAATACGCCGCGATCGTCGCCGGTTCCCACTACGGCCGCGGCGACGCGTTCTGCTACAGCCCGCTCGTCAAGGTCTGCTTCGCCGACCCGAGCCTGAAGTTCGACTTCGCCGAGCCCCGCCGCGAGTTCGCGAAGGGTGCGATCCGCGAGTTCATGCCCGCCGGCGAGCGTTCGCTCATCATTCCGGCCCGGTAA
- the dinB gene encoding DNA polymerase IV: protein MTTGGRIILHVDMDSFFASVEVRRDPSLAGRPVIVGADPKGGAGRGVVSTCSYEARRYGVHSGMPISRAYDLCPHGVYLPVDRSFYVRVSEEIMAILSRHAGRIEQVSIDEAYLDVSDAGSFPAAGMLATAIKREIRDETGLTCSVGVAPGKAVAKIASDYQKPDGLTIVRPDEVAGFLAPLPVEKIPGVGKKTREDLLRMGIRTAGDLASRDVQEIIARLGRPGVRVHRLARGIDDGEVQGREGCKSVSRETTFEADTADPSLLSGTLAELADVVAETLRADGLRCRTVTVKVRYRGFETHTRSRTLERFTADPGVIRQVAFALLLPFLNGTDVRLLGVRLSALEGGRTRQSSIDEFLSS from the coding sequence ATGACGACCGGCGGCCGGATCATCCTGCACGTGGATATGGACAGTTTCTTCGCTTCCGTCGAGGTCCGCCGCGACCCGTCCCTTGCCGGGAGGCCGGTGATCGTGGGCGCCGACCCGAAGGGAGGGGCGGGCCGGGGGGTCGTGAGCACCTGCTCCTACGAGGCCCGCCGCTACGGGGTACACTCCGGCATGCCTATCTCCCGGGCGTACGACCTCTGCCCGCACGGCGTCTACCTCCCGGTGGACCGGTCGTTCTATGTCAGAGTTTCGGAAGAGATCATGGCGATCCTCTCCCGGCACGCCGGCCGCATCGAGCAGGTGAGCATCGACGAGGCCTACCTCGACGTCAGCGATGCCGGGAGTTTCCCGGCGGCGGGGATGCTTGCCACCGCAATCAAGCGGGAGATCCGGGACGAGACAGGACTCACCTGCTCGGTCGGCGTCGCCCCGGGCAAGGCCGTGGCAAAGATCGCCTCCGACTACCAGAAGCCCGACGGGCTGACGATCGTCCGCCCCGACGAGGTCGCGGGGTTCCTCGCCCCCCTGCCGGTGGAGAAGATTCCCGGGGTCGGGAAGAAGACCCGGGAGGATCTCCTGCGGATGGGCATCCGGACCGCCGGAGACCTTGCAAGCCGCGACGTCCAGGAGATCATCGCCCGGCTGGGGAGACCCGGCGTCCGGGTGCACCGCCTCGCCCGGGGCATCGACGACGGGGAGGTGCAGGGCAGGGAGGGATGCAAATCCGTCTCCCGGGAGACGACGTTTGAAGCGGACACCGCCGATCCGTCCCTCCTCTCCGGGACCCTCGCCGAACTTGCGGACGTTGTCGCGGAGACACTTCGTGCCGACGGTCTCCGGTGCCGGACCGTCACGGTCAAGGTCAGGTACCGCGGGTTTGAGACGCATACACGGTCCCGGACACTGGAGCGGTTCACCGCGGACCCCGGGGTGATCCGGCAGGTCGCATTCGCCCTGCTTCTGCCGTTCCTCAACGGCACTGACGTCCGGCTCCTCGGGGTCAGGCTCTCGGCGCTCGAGGGCGGCCGCACCCGGCAGTCGTCGATCGACGAGTTCCTCTCCTCCTGA
- a CDS encoding tetratricopeptide repeat protein, which translates to MSITGKLFGRGDPEGREGPGTDTTVSRQAVSLAQQGRFGEAIGCFDRVLEEDPTNVKMWNNKGVFLDLIGRDQDALVCWERALSIDPGFAPAWVSRGMLHRRRNRFEEALACYDRALELNPDSAVAWYNRSGIFVAMHRLDDAVACYERVLSIDPHFVAAWTDLGYAHFLRHRHEEAVTCYDRAIADDPGSVRVWSLKGGALYALGEYRKALECFDRVLAIDPKYAAGWSMKCSVLYHLGMYRHALACADKALEINPGCELTTQVRKMLLSLIQKW; encoded by the coding sequence ATGAGTATTACAGGAAAGCTCTTCGGAAGGGGTGATCCCGAAGGGCGGGAAGGCCCCGGCACAGATACCACGGTGAGCAGGCAGGCGGTCTCCCTCGCCCAGCAGGGACGATTCGGCGAGGCGATCGGCTGTTTTGACCGGGTGCTCGAAGAGGATCCGACCAACGTCAAGATGTGGAACAACAAGGGGGTCTTCCTCGATCTCATCGGCAGGGACCAGGATGCGCTGGTCTGCTGGGAGAGGGCGCTCTCGATCGACCCGGGGTTTGCTCCGGCATGGGTCTCCCGGGGAATGCTGCACCGGCGCCGCAACCGGTTCGAGGAGGCGCTCGCCTGCTACGACCGTGCCCTGGAACTCAACCCTGACTCCGCGGTCGCCTGGTACAACAGGAGCGGCATCTTCGTCGCGATGCACCGGCTGGACGACGCAGTAGCCTGCTACGAGCGGGTGCTCTCGATCGATCCTCATTTCGTGGCGGCCTGGACCGATCTCGGCTACGCCCACTTCCTCCGGCACCGGCACGAGGAAGCCGTCACCTGTTACGACCGGGCCATCGCCGACGATCCCGGGAGCGTCCGGGTCTGGAGCCTGAAGGGCGGCGCCCTGTATGCGCTCGGGGAGTACCGAAAGGCACTCGAATGTTTCGACCGGGTGCTCGCGATCGACCCGAAGTATGCCGCCGGGTGGAGCATGAAGTGCAGCGTCCTCTATCATCTCGGGATGTACCGCCACGCGCTCGCGTGTGCCGACAAGGCGCTTGAGATCAATCCCGGCTGCGAACTGACCACCCAGGTCAGAAAGATGCTCCTCTCCCTCATCCAGAAGTGGTGA
- a CDS encoding alpha-amylase family glycosyl hydrolase encodes MNTPRYPSLYEINARVLLRHLPREAGRRVTLDDIPDTRLAGLAGCGFSWVYLMGVWMTGEAGRRVSRSNEEWLQGYRSLLPDLREEDVCGSGFAVAGYSLHPGLGEPETLARFRDRLHRHGLLLMLDFVPNHTAPDHPWVQDHPDYYVRGTEEELARRPQDFVRMDLPGGSAVLAHGRDPYFSGWPDTLQLDYGNPDLQEAMTAELQRIAGWCDGVRCDMAMLVLPEVFRQTWGREMEPFWPGAIAGVRKEHPGFVFMAEVYWDLEWTLQQQGFDYTYDKRLYDRLRSGEGRPVREHFRADPEYQRRSVRFLENHDEDRAAAVFPPDRHRAAAVLAFLCPGLRFFHRGQFAGRRKFVPVHLCREPEEPTDQAIEEFYRGLLACLRLPAFRDGEWRLLDCNPAWEGNPSHDGYIAFAWEGGEERLLVAVNYAPDRGQCYVPLPWADLAGKTVSLRDLMGPAEYDRDGGSLLSPGLYLDIPGWGCHVFTVIAGGG; translated from the coding sequence ATGAACACCCCACGTTACCCCTCCCTCTACGAGATCAACGCACGCGTCCTGCTCCGGCACCTCCCCCGTGAGGCGGGTCGCCGCGTCACGCTCGACGATATCCCCGACACCCGGCTCGCGGGGCTGGCCGGGTGCGGGTTCTCCTGGGTCTATCTCATGGGGGTCTGGATGACCGGGGAGGCCGGGCGCCGGGTCTCGCGCTCGAACGAGGAGTGGCTCCAGGGTTACCGGAGCCTGCTCCCCGACCTCCGGGAGGAGGACGTCTGCGGTTCCGGGTTTGCCGTCGCCGGCTACTCCCTCCACCCCGGCCTCGGCGAGCCGGAGACGCTCGCCCGGTTCCGCGACCGCCTGCACCGGCATGGACTCCTGCTGATGCTCGACTTCGTCCCGAACCACACCGCCCCCGACCACCCCTGGGTGCAGGACCACCCGGATTACTACGTCCGCGGCACCGAGGAGGAACTCGCCCGCCGGCCGCAGGACTTCGTCCGGATGGACCTCCCCGGTGGTTCGGCCGTCCTCGCCCACGGTCGGGACCCCTACTTCAGCGGCTGGCCCGACACCCTGCAGCTCGACTACGGCAACCCGGACCTGCAGGAGGCGATGACCGCCGAACTGCAAAGGATCGCGGGATGGTGCGACGGTGTCCGGTGCGATATGGCGATGCTCGTCCTCCCGGAGGTCTTCCGGCAGACCTGGGGGAGAGAGATGGAACCGTTCTGGCCGGGAGCGATCGCCGGGGTCAGGAAGGAGCACCCCGGCTTCGTCTTCATGGCGGAGGTATACTGGGACCTCGAGTGGACGCTCCAGCAGCAGGGGTTCGACTACACCTACGACAAACGGCTCTATGACAGACTCCGGAGTGGAGAGGGGCGGCCGGTGCGGGAGCACTTCCGGGCGGACCCGGAGTACCAGCGAAGATCCGTCCGGTTCCTCGAGAACCACGACGAAGACCGGGCGGCGGCAGTCTTCCCGCCCGACCGCCACCGTGCCGCCGCCGTCCTCGCTTTCCTCTGCCCCGGCCTCCGGTTCTTCCACCGGGGGCAGTTTGCCGGGCGGCGGAAGTTTGTCCCCGTCCACCTCTGCCGGGAACCGGAGGAGCCGACCGATCAGGCCATAGAAGAGTTCTACCGGGGGCTTTTGGCCTGCCTGCGCCTTCCGGCGTTCCGGGACGGGGAGTGGCGGCTCCTCGACTGCAACCCCGCATGGGAGGGCAACCCCTCCCACGACGGCTACATCGCCTTCGCCTGGGAAGGAGGAGAGGAACGGCTCCTCGTCGCCGTCAACTACGCCCCGGACCGGGGCCAGTGTTACGTCCCGCTCCCGTGGGCCGATCTCGCGGGGAAGACGGTCAGCCTCCGGGACCTCATGGGACCGGCAGAGTACGACCGGGACGGGGGGAGCCTCCTCTCCCCCGGACTCTACCTGGACATCCCCGGATGGGGCTGCCACGTCTTTACGGTCATCGCAGGGGGAGGATGA